In Pedobacter sp. W3I1, one DNA window encodes the following:
- the chrA gene encoding chromate efflux transporter, whose amino-acid sequence MDLSVSSDVTKEKATLKYLFLTFLKIGCVSFGGHMALVSLIQSIMVEQDKTINNEDVLNSVTVASFMPGPLAVNVVANIGYSLKGKLGAAISMFAVLLPACILMLGLAYVYFSNGLSIAWSSVMQYVGAIVGIIILSTGLQLFKKEIALNYGKIFLFLLAITLDLMKGNYLITISLIVIGAIAGLMFDQKKANFTEVLRSFKMSFKFRVNSFSFIAIAVLFINQILFITGAFKSYHNIFFKIGTVFSGISISLFGGGYVVIPIMQSLLIKDMKWLSSKELVDVIAFSQVTPGPILVSSTFIGFKLAGFLGALLATCSMFIPSAILMIVVSKIFNKTKDHPFIKSMISGIKVVVIGLIISSAFKILLLQPRTLLVGVICLVSLVLNYKYKLSPVYLILGAIFLGTVSIFI is encoded by the coding sequence ATGGACTTATCAGTATCAAGCGATGTAACCAAAGAAAAAGCAACGCTAAAATATCTTTTCTTAACCTTTCTTAAAATTGGTTGCGTAAGCTTTGGTGGGCATATGGCTTTGGTATCTTTAATACAAAGCATTATGGTTGAGCAGGATAAAACCATAAACAATGAGGATGTATTAAATAGTGTTACAGTTGCTTCTTTTATGCCTGGTCCTTTGGCTGTAAATGTGGTCGCAAATATTGGCTATTCTTTAAAAGGTAAGTTAGGCGCTGCAATTAGTATGTTCGCCGTGCTGCTTCCTGCCTGTATTTTAATGTTAGGTTTGGCCTATGTTTATTTTTCAAATGGCCTGAGTATCGCCTGGAGTTCAGTTATGCAATATGTAGGCGCAATTGTAGGAATCATCATTTTGTCAACGGGATTACAGTTGTTTAAAAAGGAGATCGCCCTTAATTATGGTAAAATCTTTCTTTTTTTATTGGCAATAACACTCGATCTAATGAAAGGGAATTATCTGATCACGATTTCTCTCATTGTAATTGGGGCTATTGCCGGGCTAATGTTCGATCAGAAAAAAGCTAACTTTACTGAAGTATTAAGGAGTTTTAAAATGAGTTTTAAGTTCCGGGTAAACTCATTTTCGTTTATTGCCATTGCTGTTTTATTCATCAATCAAATTTTATTTATTACCGGCGCATTTAAATCTTATCATAACATTTTTTTTAAAATCGGAACTGTTTTTTCGGGCATCAGTATTTCTCTATTCGGTGGCGGTTATGTGGTTATACCGATTATGCAATCCTTGCTTATAAAGGATATGAAATGGTTAAGTTCCAAAGAACTGGTAGATGTGATCGCTTTTAGTCAGGTTACGCCCGGGCCGATTCTGGTGAGTTCAACATTTATTGGCTTTAAGCTAGCCGGTTTCTTGGGTGCATTGCTGGCTACCTGTAGCATGTTTATTCCCTCAGCAATTTTAATGATTGTGGTTTCAAAAATCTTCAATAAAACTAAAGATCATCCTTTTATTAAAAGTATGATATCAGGAATCAAAGTGGTGGTTATTGGTTTAATCATATCCTCGGCCTTTAAAATATTATTGCTGCAGCCAAGAACGCTTTTGGTAGGGGTAATATGTTTGGTTTCTTTGGTATTAAACTATAAATATAAATTAAGCCCGGTATATTTAATACTCGGTGCAATTTTTCTGGGAACAGTATCAATTTTTATATAA
- a CDS encoding sulfotransferase, producing the protein MESFLNPDGIQIIGTQRSGSNLLRVILDQSDQIASPHPPHILVTFVPLLDLYGFLTEEKYKLLINDVVNYVRANPVPWDGVELNEDWIFENSKTYSLFEINRLIYETAARAKKAKYWCCKSMANVHYAADLEKRSPNLKYIYLYRDGRDVALSFKKAIVGEKHIYHLAKQWFKDQSACIELSKRISKDRFFSLNYEELITKPAEVIQNLCRFLGIDYSEKMLDFHNSKESQATANAGEMWENLAKPIIKDNTGKFRKELSIEEINIFECINHQTLTELGYVLDRPENKDKLISVEEIEEYNLENNLLKKRILLNARQSDLDNRGPQLEILKKIKSQHLAAKV; encoded by the coding sequence ATGGAAAGTTTTTTAAATCCGGATGGTATTCAGATTATCGGCACGCAAAGATCCGGTTCTAATTTACTTAGGGTGATATTGGATCAGTCTGATCAGATTGCCTCACCCCATCCGCCGCATATTTTGGTAACCTTTGTGCCGTTGTTAGATTTATACGGCTTTTTGACCGAAGAAAAATACAAGCTGTTAATTAATGACGTGGTTAATTATGTTAGGGCAAACCCTGTACCATGGGATGGTGTTGAGTTAAATGAGGACTGGATTTTCGAAAACTCAAAAACATACAGCCTTTTCGAAATCAATAGATTGATATACGAAACTGCCGCTAGGGCAAAAAAAGCTAAATACTGGTGCTGTAAAAGTATGGCCAATGTACATTATGCTGCTGATCTCGAAAAACGTTCTCCTAACTTAAAATACATTTATTTGTACCGTGATGGGAGGGATGTTGCCTTGTCTTTTAAAAAGGCAATTGTGGGCGAAAAACATATTTATCACTTGGCTAAACAGTGGTTTAAAGACCAAAGTGCATGTATCGAACTGTCTAAAAGGATCAGTAAGGATCGGTTTTTCTCTTTAAACTACGAGGAATTGATCACTAAGCCTGCAGAAGTGATCCAGAATTTATGCCGATTTTTGGGAATAGATTATTCAGAAAAGATGCTTGATTTTCATAATTCCAAAGAATCGCAAGCAACCGCCAACGCAGGCGAAATGTGGGAAAATCTGGCAAAGCCGATTATTAAAGATAATACCGGGAAATTCCGCAAAGAGCTGAGTATAGAAGAAATCAATATATTCGAATGTATTAACCACCAAACCTTAACCGAGTTAGGTTATGTTTTAGACCGTCCTGAAAATAAAGATAAATTGATCTCTGTTGAAGAAATAGAAGAATATAACCTTGAAAATAATTTGCTCAAGAAGCGTATACTTTTAAATGCCCGTCAATCTGATCTCGATAATCGGGGGCCGCAGTTGGAAATATTAAAAAAAATAAAGTCTCAGCATTTAGCTGCAAAAGTTTAG
- the cysQ gene encoding 3'(2'),5'-bisphosphate nucleotidase CysQ, with translation MIDAIDINAILEIAVEAGKAILKVYNEDDFEVSTKTDLSPLTKADKIANDLICRELKRLYPTIPIISEEGKSISYGERKNWESYWCVDPLDGTKEFIKRNGEFTVNIALIHNQVPVLGVIYIPVQNLLYYGSEASGSYKQIPGEDPIQIKAIHKNDEWTAAVSRSHADGEEKAILSDYPIVNFIAVGSSLKFCLLAEGKAQIYLRTGPTMEWDTAAGHAIILFSGCHINTLSGKPMLYNKESLLNEGFLCKVD, from the coding sequence ATGATTGATGCAATTGATATAAACGCTATACTAGAGATAGCTGTTGAGGCAGGGAAAGCAATTTTAAAGGTTTATAACGAAGATGATTTTGAGGTATCAACCAAAACCGATTTATCTCCTTTAACCAAGGCGGATAAAATAGCAAACGACTTAATATGCCGTGAACTGAAAAGATTATATCCTACAATTCCGATTATATCCGAAGAAGGAAAAAGCATCTCTTACGGGGAAAGGAAAAACTGGGAATCGTATTGGTGTGTAGATCCATTAGACGGAACTAAAGAATTTATAAAGAGAAATGGCGAGTTTACCGTAAATATTGCATTAATTCACAACCAGGTACCCGTATTGGGGGTAATTTACATTCCTGTACAAAATCTATTATACTATGGTAGTGAGGCTTCTGGAAGCTATAAACAAATCCCAGGGGAAGATCCGATCCAAATTAAGGCAATTCATAAAAATGATGAATGGACAGCCGCGGTAAGCAGGTCGCATGCCGATGGTGAGGAAAAAGCAATCCTTAGCGATTATCCGATCGTAAATTTTATTGCCGTAGGCAGTTCACTTAAATTTTGTTTGTTGGCAGAAGGTAAGGCGCAGATTTATCTAAGAACCGGACCAACAATGGAATGGGATACCGCGGCAGGCCACGCTATTATTTTATTTAGCGGTTGCCACATCAATACATTATCAGGCAAACCCATGTTATACAATAAAGAGTCGTTGTTAAACGAAGGCTTTTTGTGTAAAGTAGATTAA